Genomic window (Salinibacterium sp. M195):
ACTGGCTCAATTGGTAGTGTTTGCCCTCATACGTGAAGGTCTTATCGGGGGCAGTGCCCCACATTCCCGTAATCACGTCGAGCTGCTCCTCGAGCATCCCGAACCTCTTGGCAGGAAACGGGATTCCGTAGGCTGCGTGTTCGCGCTCGAACCAGCCAGTGCCGAGTCCAAGCTCGACACGCCCACTCGACATCTCATCGACTTGGGCTACCTGAATAGCGAGAATTCCCGGATGCCGGAACGTGGCAGACGAGACGAGGGTGCCCAAACGGATCGTGGATGTCTCACGCGCGAGCCCCGCCAACGTCGTCCACGAGTCAGTCGGGCCGGGCATCCCGCCGTTGCGGTCATCCATCGTCACGTAGTGATCTGAACGAAAGTATCCGTTGAACCCGAGCTTCTCTGCAGCCTGCGCGAGTACAAGCTGATCAGTGTAGGTTGCGCCATTTTGAGGTTCAGTGAAAATGCGGAAGTCCATAGTGCGAGCCTATTGATGATTAGACTGGGTGGCGAACACGGGAGTCCGGTGAGCCGGGCTGAGAGGGAGCTTCTCCAAGCTTCGACCGTCGAACCTGATCTGGATCATGCCAGCGCAGGGAGCAGACACTCTTGAAACCCGTGCCATTCACTAGTGAAAGGCACGAAAGTGACCACAACATCACCGTATAACTCCACGTCCACACCCACACCCACGCCGCTTCGTTCGCGTTTTCAGTGGCGGGTCATCGACATCGTCGTTGCCAGTGTCATCGGCGTCGCAAGCGGACTCATTTTTGTCGTCTGGAACGTCGCGTCTTCGCCCGTCACAGCCCCTCTTGAAGCTCTGCTTCCGGGGCTTCAGGCCGTTGGCGGGGGTTTTTGGCTCTTCGCCGGAGTATTGACAGCGCTCGTGATCCGCAAGCCAGGTGCCGCGCTGTACGGCGAGATGGTTGCCGCTTCAGTGTCAGCTTTGATCGGAAACCAATGGGGCCCGCTCACACTCGTGAGCGGTTTCACGCAGGGCGTGGGCGCTGAGCTTGTCTTCGCGGCATTTCTCTACGCCAACTGGCGTGTGAGCGGCGCGATTCTGGCCGGGGCTGGCGCAGGTCTCGCCATGGCAATCACCGATCTCACGATCTGGTACGTCGGCGCTGAAACTGTTTTCGCGGTTATTTACACGATTTCCGCGATCGTCGGCGGAATGCTAATCGCTGGTCTCCTGTCGTGGCTGGCCACCCGAGGGTTGGCCGCTACCGGGGCCCTCAACCGTTTCGGTGCTGGCCGTGAGATTGCGAAGCGAGTCTGAACCCCATTAGGCCTGCTGGCGTCACCGTCGAAGGATGGGGGTGGCGCCACTCCAGCAGGCTCGCTTGGGCGGTGCGAGGTCTTGACCTGCGCATCGAACCTGGTGAACGCGTATTGCTGCTCGGCGAATCCGGGGCAGGGAAGTCGACGTTCCTCCATGCCCTTGCCGGGGTCGTTGGCGACGACGAGGGAGAATCAGAAGGTTCTCTGCTGGTCGACGGTGAGCATCCAGCAGCCACGCGCGGACGCACTGGGCTGCTGATTCAGGATCCCGACAGCCAAGTCATTCTGGAGCGCGTCGGTGACGATGTCGCTTTCGGCTGCGAAAATTTGGGCGTACCCCGCGACGAGATTTGGCGACGTGTGCGCGAAAGTCTTGATGCCGTCGGTCTCGATGTGGCGCTCGACCGCAACACGAGTGCGCTCTCGGGTGGCCAAAAACAACGGCTCGCGCTTGCGGGTGTTCTCGCGATGAGGCCGGGGCTCATCGTGCTCGATGAACCGACAGCGAACCTTGATCCTGCTGGAGTCACCGAAGTTCGGGATGCCGTCATCAGGGTCGCAGAATCCACTGGTGCCACCATTGTGGTTGTTGAGCATCGGGTGTCAGTGTGGAGCGACTCCGTCGATCGCGTCGTGGTGCTGGCTGCAGGCGGGGGAGTCATCGCCGATGGCAGCCCTTCCGCTGTGCTTCTTCGCCAAGGGGAGCAACTTGCAGCGCGCGGTGTCTGGATTCCCCAGTTTCCTCCTCCGCGTCCGCTTCGTGCCGAACGTGGCCCGCAACAGTCGCTTCTCACCGCTAGCCAACTCAGCGTTGGACGAGGCAAGCGAGCAGTCACAGCGCTGCGCGATTTCACTGTGCCGAGTAGCCACGCTCTCGCTATCACCGGCGCCAACGGGTCAGGCAAGTCGACTCTGGCCCTTACCCTCGGCGGGCTTCTTTCCCCCGTGGCCGGCGCCGTGCTGGCAACTCCAGCGCTCGCTGCCGGTGTCGGTGAGCATCCAATCCGGTGGAAGTCGCGTGAACTGCTCACTCGGATCGGCACGGTATTTCAAGACCCTGAACATCAGTTGCTCACCAGTACCGTGCGAGCAGAGCTCGAGGTTGGTCCCCGCGCGCTGAAACTATCCACCATCGAAGTGGATGCTCGGGTCGACGAGTTGCTCACCCGGCTGCGGCTTGATCGTCTCGCCGAAGCCAATCCCTTCACGCTCTCGGGAGGAGAGAAGCGTCGCTTAAGCGTGGCAACGGCGCTGGCTACTCGTCCACAAGTGCTCGTTCTCGATGAGCCAACCTTCGGCCAAGATTCGCGCACCTGGAGTGAACTGCTCGCGCTGCTAGCGCGACTAGTGGATGACGGCAGCAGCGTGATTGCGGTGAGCCACGACCTTGAGTTCGTTGACGCCCTCGCAGACTCGACGGTGACGCTGACATGATTCCCATTGCCGCCGTAAACCCTGTCGCCAAGCTCGGCGCTGGCCTTCTCGTGAGCCTATTTTTGATTGTGACGATCGACTGGGTCTCGGCGGCGACGGCTCTCGTTCTCGAACTGATCATCATCGCTTTCATGGGGATTGAACCGAAACGTCTCTGGCTTCGCACTCTGCCCGTGTGGTTGGCTGCGCCTTTCACCGGGCTAACAATCCTCTTGTACGGACGCTACGACGGCACTGTGTACTTCGAGTTTCTCCTCATCCGGATAAGCGACGGCTCCGTCGAGTTAGCGCTGGCAACCTTCCTCCGCGTGCTTGCCATTGGATTGCCGGCGGTCGTGCTCTTCATCTCGATTGACCCGACAGACTTTGCGGATGGCTTGGCTCAACGCCTTCGACTGCCTGACCGTTTCGTGCTTGGTGCGCTTGCTGCCGTGCGGATGGTCGGGCTGTTTATCGAGGACTGGAATTCGCTCGAGCTCGCCCGGCGGGCGCGCGGTGTCGCTGACAAGGGTCGCATCCGCCGAGTAGCGGGCCAAGGTTTCGCGCTTCTCGTGCTCTCGATCCGGCGCGGAAGCAAACTGTCGATTGCGATGGAAGCGCGCGGCTTCGGCGGCGAGACCCCGAGAACCTGGGCGCGGGAGTCACGTTGGGGCGCTGCGGAATGGTGGACCCTCAGCGTTGGGGCGCTCGTGGGGGCAGCAGCTACGGTCGTAGCAGTACTCGCGGGAAGTTGGAATTTCATTGTCAGTTAGCGCGCGCTGGCGCTGTCTCATCGACGGTCGCTCAGGTTCAGGAAAGACCGAACTCGGGCGCGCTATCGCGGCGGCATGGCCGCAAGTTCAACTCGTCAAGCTCGATGACCTTTACCCGGGCTGGGACGGCCTCGACGCCGCTAGCGCGCTTGTCCCCGAGATTCTCACCTCATTACGCTGGCAGGAGTGGAACTGGGCCACAGGCGCGCCTGGGCCGTGGCGCGAGCTGGATCGCGAGCGCCCCATCGTAATCGAAGGCGTCGGAGCGCTCAGCCGAGCATCCGCACCGCTGGTAGACCACACGATCTGGGTCGACCTCGACGATGCGACACGCAAGAAACGTGCTCTGGCGCGCGATGGTGACACCTACGCCCCACATTGGGAACGTTGGGCTCGCCAAGAGCGTCAATTCATCTCACGTGAGAATCCTCGATCGCTCGCCGACGAAGTGCGCGACGGAAACCTTGCTGCTAGCTGGTCTTAGTCCAGCGCTGCACGAGATCAGTTCCGCGAGGATTGACGGTCATCACATCGGTTTCACACGTCAGCACTAGGCCGAGAACGTCACCAAAGTCGCTGCGAGGAATTGTGTAGGCAAGTTCTTCAACCGGAGCATCGTTGAGAACCGCCGTGGTCTCTACGATGTACGCTGACTCATCCCAGTTGCGGGGGATAGCTACATCCGCATTGATCGTTGCTTCGCCGGTGACGGTGCCTGTATAGGCCTGGGTGATCGTCATGACTTGATCGGCAGCAGGCGCCGCCGTGATGGTGAACACCAAATCGGAGTCGATAGTCAGGGCACCATCTTCTTGCCACGTGAGCGTCTGGCCGCCGGCAGGCACGACGGCGCTAGCAGGAACGTCCTGAATCGGAAGCTCAACAAGGAGCTTTTCGGAGAGATCTGTGGTGTCGAGTTGCCACGTGTGACCAAGAGCGCAAACCTCCATCGCTGTCGGTGGGTCAGCATTGACCGCTGGCTCGATCAGGGCGCACCCCGATAGCACCAACAGTGCGGCGGGCGCCATCAACAACGCGCTGGAGCGCTTGCTCGAAATCATCAATCCTCCTGAAACTCTGGACACTCACGAAATCCTACGTGGTCATGGCCACAAGTCAGCTTAAGGGCAGCTAAGCCCAGCCGAGTTCCCCCAGCTGTTCGTCATTTATGCCGTAGTAGTGAGCGATTTCGTGCACCAGAGTCACGTGAATCTGTTCTTTCAACTCCTCGACGGTTTCGCACACTGCCAGCAGCGGCTCCCGAAAGAGGATGATGCGGTCGGGTAACTCGCCAAAGCCATACTGGCCACGCTCGGTGAGGGCCACGCCGTCATAGAGCCCAAGCACGTTGAGCGAGCCGTCCTCGGGGCGGGCCTCGGTGACAAAGACAACGTTCTCTAAACCTTCAACAATCTCATCAGCAAGGGCATCAAGACTCTCGACAACGAGTGACTCAAACTGTTCTTCGTCGAGATTCTCCATAACCACAGCTTGTCAGTTGAGGCTGGGTACGAGGAGCATGCGCACGGAAACGTGCCCCGCAAAGAAACCTGCCGGTTAAATAAAACAGTGACCTGGCACTCGGTGAGATCATTGGGTGAAATCACGCGTGCCAAGCCACTGCTTTCTTGGGGTGAACGACGGGGCTCGAACCCGCGACTTCCGGCTCCACAAGCCAGCGCTCTACCAACTGAGCTACGCCCACCAAGGCTGTTTTCGCCCTTCGGCGATAAGCAACTCTATAAGTGTATTACAAGCGAGAGGCGAATCCGTCCACTACGTCAGCAGAAATTACTTTGACCTGATCGGTTGTCGGGCCTGGCTCGCCAACGAAGACCGCTTTTCGGTAGTAATCCAGCTCGCGGATGGACTCCAGAATGTCGGCAAGGGCGCGGTGCCCGCCATCTTTTGCCGGCGCGTTGAAGTACACCCGCGGGAACCAGTGCTTCGCTAGCTCTTTAATCGATGACACGTCGACGCTGCGGTAGTGAAGGTGACCGTCGACACGCGGCATGTACTTGGCCAGGAAAGTTCGGTCGGTACCGATCGTGTTGCCAGCCAGCGGTGCCGAGCGAGGGTTCGGCACGTAG
Coding sequences:
- a CDS encoding energy-coupling factor transporter transmembrane protein EcfT; amino-acid sequence: MIPIAAVNPVAKLGAGLLVSLFLIVTIDWVSAATALVLELIIIAFMGIEPKRLWLRTLPVWLAAPFTGLTILLYGRYDGTVYFEFLLIRISDGSVELALATFLRVLAIGLPAVVLFISIDPTDFADGLAQRLRLPDRFVLGALAAVRMVGLFIEDWNSLELARRARGVADKGRIRRVAGQGFALLVLSIRRGSKLSIAMEARGFGGETPRTWARESRWGAAEWWTLSVGALVGAAATVVAVLAGSWNFIVS
- a CDS encoding ABC transporter ATP-binding protein, translating into MRGLDLRIEPGERVLLLGESGAGKSTFLHALAGVVGDDEGESEGSLLVDGEHPAATRGRTGLLIQDPDSQVILERVGDDVAFGCENLGVPRDEIWRRVRESLDAVGLDVALDRNTSALSGGQKQRLALAGVLAMRPGLIVLDEPTANLDPAGVTEVRDAVIRVAESTGATIVVVEHRVSVWSDSVDRVVVLAAGGGVIADGSPSAVLLRQGEQLAARGVWIPQFPPPRPLRAERGPQQSLLTASQLSVGRGKRAVTALRDFTVPSSHALAITGANGSGKSTLALTLGGLLSPVAGAVLATPALAAGVGEHPIRWKSRELLTRIGTVFQDPEHQLLTSTVRAELEVGPRALKLSTIEVDARVDELLTRLRLDRLAEANPFTLSGGEKRRLSVATALATRPQVLVLDEPTFGQDSRTWSELLALLARLVDDGSSVIAVSHDLEFVDALADSTVTLT
- a CDS encoding metallopeptidase family protein; translation: MENLDEEQFESLVVESLDALADEIVEGLENVVFVTEARPEDGSLNVLGLYDGVALTERGQYGFGELPDRIILFREPLLAVCETVEELKEQIHVTLVHEIAHYYGINDEQLGELGWA
- a CDS encoding ECF transporter S component, with amino-acid sequence MTTTSPYNSTSTPTPTPLRSRFQWRVIDIVVASVIGVASGLIFVVWNVASSPVTAPLEALLPGLQAVGGGFWLFAGVLTALVIRKPGAALYGEMVAASVSALIGNQWGPLTLVSGFTQGVGAELVFAAFLYANWRVSGAILAGAGAGLAMAITDLTIWYVGAETVFAVIYTISAIVGGMLIAGLLSWLATRGLAATGALNRFGAGREIAKRV
- a CDS encoding LLM class F420-dependent oxidoreductase; this encodes MDFRIFTEPQNGATYTDQLVLAQAAEKLGFNGYFRSDHYVTMDDRNGGMPGPTDSWTTLAGLARETSTIRLGTLVSSATFRHPGILAIQVAQVDEMSSGRVELGLGTGWFEREHAAYGIPFPAKRFGMLEEQLDVITGMWGTAPDKTFTYEGKHYQLSQSPALPKPVQNPLPIIIGGSGPSRTPALTAKFANEYNAGFATIAPLKERINRVRAACEHFDRDPETLVLSIAGTTAVGATEAQIDSRASAANSTAADLRLGGFAGAASEVVDKISELSALGFTRVYFQIMDFHDLDQLDFLAREVLPQLD
- a CDS encoding ATP-binding protein, producing the protein MSVSARWRCLIDGRSGSGKTELGRAIAAAWPQVQLVKLDDLYPGWDGLDAASALVPEILTSLRWQEWNWATGAPGPWRELDRERPIVIEGVGALSRASAPLVDHTIWVDLDDATRKKRALARDGDTYAPHWERWARQERQFISRENPRSLADEVRDGNLAASWS
- the orn gene encoding oligoribonuclease; the protein is MASQADYLVWIDCEMTGLDVAIDELVEVAVVITDYDLVPVDEGMTIVIKPSAAALANMGDFVTQMHTSSGLIEEMPNGVSLADAEFAVNEYIVRYVPNPRSAPLAGNTIGTDRTFLAKYMPRVDGHLHYRSVDVSSIKELAKHWFPRVYFNAPAKDGGHRALADILESIRELDYYRKAVFVGEPGPTTDQVKVISADVVDGFASRL